One Strix uralensis isolate ZFMK-TIS-50842 chromosome 9, bStrUra1, whole genome shotgun sequence DNA segment encodes these proteins:
- the SKIL gene encoding ski-like protein — protein sequence MESPQINFPLGLVSDQKRSGIQEDGSPPLKKAMTEMHVNSKVRVVINKLPTIKKENLDEYDETPAEADGETAKPNSTSLSEPLNLNPGLKHTLAQFHLSSQSSLGGPAAFSARYSQESMSPSVFLPLPSPQILSGPLLIPPDSSTELTQTMLEGESISCFKVGGEKRLCLPQVLNSVLRDFSLQQINTVCDELYIYCSRCTSDQLHILKVLGILPFNAPSCGLITLTDAQRLCNALLRPRTFPQNGSFLPGKNTLAQLKETGSAFEVEHECLGKCQGLFAPQFYLAPDDPCIQCLECYGMFSPQTFVMHSHRSPDKRTCHWGFESAKWHCYLHINQKYLGTSEERELKHLLEEMKEKFSEKNQKRTRSKADSQQSLDLSQWYPVIKQEAETDPQPPSFFHPSYYLYMCDKVVAPNVSLASQYKDVAKTTVKASEVIKSSPGQSEKKLSSGKHKKAASYPELSLEEQEKIDLKTGVEQHKRLDPPVSTRSSRGGKSERVSSKIPRDSSRVEVGSDVRTLSPTLMKDISCEDDKGRIMEEVMKTYIKQQEKLNIILRRKQQLQMEVEMLSNSKAMKELTEEQQNLQKELECLQTEHAQRMEEFYFEQRDLEKKLDQVMKQKCSCDSNLEKDKEAEYAAQLAELRLRLDHAEADRQELQDELRQEREAREKLEMMIKELKLQILKSSKNGKGK from the exons ATGGAAAGCCCACAAATAAACTTCCCTCTAGGTCTAGTTTCAGaccaaaaaaggagtgggatcCAAGAGGATGGGAGTCCTCCGTTAAAAAAAGCAATGACAGAAATGCATGTAAATAGCAAAGTACGAGTTGTAATAAATAAATTGCCAACAATAAAGAAGGAAAACTTGGACGAATATGACGAAACTCCTGCGGAGGCTGACGGGGAAACTGCCAAGCCAAACAGTACTTCCCTATCTGAGCCTTTGAATTTAAATCCAGGTTTGAAGCACACGTTGGCACAGTTCCACCTAAGCAGCCAGAGTTCACTGGGTGGACCGGCAGCTTTTTCAGCTCGTTATTCCCAGGAAAGTATGTCACCCTCTGTCTTCTTGCCTCTTCCATCACCACAAATACTTTCTGGTCCGCTGCTCATTCCTCCGGACAGCTCAACAGAACTCACCCAGACTATGCTGGAGGGGGAATCTATCTCCTGTTTCAAAGTCGGAGGAGAAAAGAGACTCTGCCTGCCTCAAGTGTTGAATTCAGTGCTTCGAGACTTTTCACTGCAACAGATCAATACGGTGTGTGACGAACTGTATATATACTGCTCGAGGTGCACTTCCGACCAGCTTCACATTCTGAAGGTTTTGGGAATTCTTCCATTTAACGCTCCGTCCTGTGGGCTAATTACACTGACCGATGCTCAGAGACTATGCAATGCTTTACTACGTCCTCGCACTTTTCCACAAAACGGCAGTTTTCTCCCTGGTAAGAACACCTTGGCCCAGTTGAAAGAGACTGGCAGTGCCTTTGAAGTAGAGCATGAGTGCCTGGGCAAGTGCCAGGGGTTGTTTGCGCCTCAGTTCTACCTTGCGCCGGATGACCCGTGTATCCAGTGTTTGGAGTGCTACGGGATGTTCTCGCCCCAGACGTTTGTGATGCATTCGCACAGATCCCCGGACAAGAGGACCTGCCACTGGGGATTTGAATCGGCCAAGTGGCACTGCTACCTGCATATTAACCAAAAATACTTAGGGACGTCGGAGGAGCGGGAGCTGAAGCATCTCTTGGAGGAAATGAAGGAGAAATTTAGcgagaaaaatcagaaaagaacTCGGTCCAAA gcaGATTCACAGCAGAGCCTGGACTTATCGCAGTGGTATCCAGTTATAAAGCAAGAAGCAGAAACTGATCCTCAACCACCCTCCTTTTTCCATCCCAG TTACTACCTTTATATGTGTGATAAAGTGGTGGCCCCAAATGTATCTCTTGCATCACAATATAAGGATGTTGCAAAAACAACAGTCAAAGCTTCAGAAGTAATTAAATCCTCACCTGGACAGTCAGAGAAGAAGCTCAGTAGTGGAAAGCACAAAAAAGCTGCTTCCTATCCAGAGCTTTCTCTcgaagaacaggaaaaaattgaCTTGAAAACTGGCGTGGAGCAGCATAAACGTTTAG ATCCACCTGTGTCAACTCGTTCTTCAAGAGGTGGAAAATCTGAACGTGTTTCTTCCAAAATCCCTAGAGACTCTAGCCGTGTTGAAGTAGGTAGTGATGTGCGAACCTTGTCCCCCACTCTCATGAAGGACATCAGTTGTGAAGATGACAAGGGAAGGATCATGGAAGAAGTAATGAAAACCTAcatcaaacagcaagaaaaactaAATATTATTTTGCGGAGGAAACAGCAGCTTCAAATG GAAGTGGAAATGTTAAGCAACTCTAAAGCTATGAAGGAGCTaactgaagagcagcagaattTACAAAAAGAACTTGAATGTTTGCAAACAGAGCATGCTCAAAGGatggaagaattttattttgagcAGAGAGACTTGGAGAAGAAACTGGACCAAGTGATGAAGCAAAAGTGTAGCTGTGACTCCAAtttagaaaaagacaaagaagctGAATATGCAGCACAG